From Toxorhynchites rutilus septentrionalis strain SRP chromosome 2, ASM2978413v1, whole genome shotgun sequence, a single genomic window includes:
- the LOC129767951 gene encoding uncharacterized protein LOC129767951: MNITDAPFEDQFQNMANPENPRTRPVLAEIPTRLGLPLRQRVVTPVTMQRRNALNRILNGNPPIDIPDSYLSPRMSPDEALIQQRGRRRAPVIWSPEKGLYISPQKTPTKSISAMTLRSSPRKRSLMKELSALPTPEANSWSSPGKRVSKNSTGNSKRMRMDEGSINRKNRDAPLEVLLRGLSHEQLISIITGMTQGRPQLEETIRDELPMPDTAPMDEQLSYQKKNITKSLPSTRLVSKTDSPAYARAATHLVAFKKTLVDQCQLLYNSKHWDALLDYVVLAWNHVRETPIWDNPAHNAVRKHCFKILSYHATAAIKNGLTDLGRDRLKRFQLNVKDMVVDCEDIKDCTAYLPTILSYL, translated from the exons ATGAATATAACAGACGCACCGTTCGAAGACCAg tttcaAAATATGGCCAATCCAGAAAACCCTCGGACTCGCCCAGTTCTCGCAGAAATCCCGACGCGATTGGGCCTTCCGCTTCGCCAACGGGTTGTAACTCCAGTAACAATGCAGCGAAGGAACGCATTGAATCGCATACTTAACGGTAATCCACCAATCGACATTCCGGACAGCTACCTGTCTCCCCGGATGTCACCAGATGAAGCCCTTATTCAGCAACGTGGCCGCCGTCGAGCACCGGTTATTTGGAGTCCGGAGAAAGGACTTTACATTTCACCACAAAAGACCCCTACGAAGAGTATATCGGCAATGACTCTCAGAAGTTCACCTCGCAAGCGTTCGCTTATGAAAGAGCTCTCTGCTCTTCCGACACCTGAAGCCAACAGCTGGTCATCTCCGGGTAAGCGAGTTTCAAAAAACTCGACCGGCAATTCTAAGAGAATGCGGATGGATGAAGGATCGATAAATCGCAAAAATCGTGATGCCCCGTTGGAGGTTCTTTTGAGAGGTCTTAGCCATGAGCAGCTGATTTCCATAATCACAGGAATGACACAAGGAAGGCCACAATTAGAGGAAACTATCCGCGATGAGCTACCCATGCCGGACACTGCTCCGATGGATGAACAGTTGAGCTATCAGAAAAAGAACATCACGAAAAGTTTACCCTCTACCAGATTGGTCAGCAAAACCGATAGTCCAGCGTATGCACGTGCAGCAACACACCTTGTTGCATTCAAGAA aACCCTCGTCGATCAGTGTCAATTGTTATACAACTCTAAGCATTGGGATGCCCTTCTGGATTACGTTGTTCTGGCTTGGAATCATGTACGCGAGACACCTATTTGGGACAATCCAGCCCATAACGCAGTTCGGAAACATTGCTTCAAGATCCTTTCGTATCATGCCACCGCCGCAATCAAGAATGGACTGACAGATTTAGGACGGGATCGGTTGAAGCGATTTCAGCTAAATGTTAAGGATATGGTCGTCGATTGTGAGGATATCAAGGATTGCACCGCTTACCTTCCTACCATTCTATCCTATTTGTAG